A part of Phoenix dactylifera cultivar Barhee BC4 chromosome 2, palm_55x_up_171113_PBpolish2nd_filt_p, whole genome shotgun sequence genomic DNA contains:
- the LOC103710810 gene encoding subtilisin-like protease SBT2.5 — MALVWKSILIAIVSLLVPYRGPSFVGAKVYMVVMEDDPVISYKASRNRVMSGDEAQKYKEKVISRHDIFLESLLPTGSYTKLYSYTHLLNGFALHTASQEAVAILSNARGVRLMHEDMKMVKMTTHTPDYIGVSAGVWPHLGGPERSGDGIVIGMIDTGINPSHPSFANLRPEPASNLTRFKGRCESGDEFPLTACNGKIVGAQYFARAAIAAGDFNATRDYASPFDADGHGSHTASIAAGNYRIAVLSKGYNYGYASGMAPGARIAVYKAVYSFGGYMSDVVAAIDKAVEDGVDILSLSIGPSAVPPGPAAFLNILEVELLFATKAGVSVIQAGGNGGPASSSILSFSPWVTSIAASTTDRKYNNSIILGTRQSLPGSGLSRKPSSNLNNTFRISMLHALSSFSSLLSLNPAPTMEEELLPIAAAEDVCSRNTSFLVVQNCQHPEPFIPELVRGKLIICTYITEFIYAPTSMEAIVGTIQKIGAAGFIITMDRSYDSEPPVDSTLTLSIPGIVLTSRRASQALWEYYDSNTVRGTNGGVVNFGATGRILDGRRAIYTGQGPAVASYSSRGPDVNNALMETADVLKPNIMAPGSAIWAAWSPKSHDDQNVKGQEFALLSGTSMATPHVAGVAALIKQSHPNWSPAAITSAMMTTADVTERSGGPMRSQGNEAAAATPFDYGAGAINAARAVDPGLILDTGFKHYIQFLCAVPGVDDESVRRAVGLGCPADRSDWCSDLNTPSVAVANLVGSRTVVRRVTSVAGAAETYRVAVKEPAGVAVAVRPQEFTIGPNESRTIKIMLKAGEATNAYTFGELVLTGDRKHVVRIPLAIFVSSTLRS, encoded by the exons ATGGCTCTCGTTTGGAAGTCTATCCTCATTGCTATTGTCAGTTTGTTGGTTCCGTACAGAGGCCCGTCATTTGTTGGTGCCAAGGTTTATATGGTAGTGATGGAGGATGACCCTGTCATCTCATACAAAGCGAGTCGAAATCGTGTGAT GAGTGGCGATGAAGCACAGAAGTACAAGGAGAAGGTGATCAGTAGGCATGACATATTCCTGGAGTCCCTCCTCCCAACAGGCTCCTATACAAAACTCTACAGCTACACCCACCTGCTCAATGGCTTTGCACTCCATACAGCATCTCAGGAG GCTGTTGCAATTCTTAGTAATGCTCGGGGAGTTCGACTCATGCACGAGGACATGAAGATGGTGAAGATGACCACCCATACTCCAGATTATATTGGGGTCTCGGCAGGAGTTTGGCCACATTTAGGTGGTCCGGAGAGATCCGGTGATGGCATAGTGATCGGCATGATAGACACCGGTATTAATCCCAGTCACCCCAGCTTTGCCAACCTTAGGCCTGAGCCAGCTTCCAACCTTACAAGGTTCAAAGGGAGATGTGAATCAGGAGATGAATTTCCTCTGACAGCCTGCAATGGGAAGATTGTTGGTGCACAATACTTTGCGCGTGCAGCAATCGCAGCAGGCGATTTCAACGCAACGCGTGATTATGCTTCTCCATTTGATGCTGATGGCCACGGCAG CCACACTGCCTCTATCGCTGCTGGAAATTACCGAATTGCGGTGCTCTCCAAAGGCTATAACTATGGATATGCAAGCGGCATGGCCCCCGGTGCCCG GATTGCTGTATACAAAGCAGTCTATTCTTTTGGTGGCTATATGTCAGATGTGGTAGCTGCAATTGACAAG GCAGTGGAAGATGGCGTTGATATTCTTAGTCTTTCAATCGGACCATCAGCTGTTCCACCGGGGCCTGCTGCTTTCCTCAACATACTAGAGGTGGAACTGCTGTTTGCCACAAAAGCCGGAGTCTCGGTCATTCAAGCTGGAGGCAATGGGGGTCCTGCTTCGAGCTCGATCCTCTCATTCAGCCCATGGGTCACCAGCATCGCCGCCTCGACGACCGACCGCAAGTATAACAACTCAATCATACTCGGCACTAGGCAGTCCTTACCTGGCTCCGGCCTTTCACGTAAGCCATCCTCCAATCTCAACAATACATTCAGAATTTCCATGCTGCATGCTCTttcatccttttcttctttactCTCTCTTAATCCAGCTCCAACAATGGAGGAAGAACTCCTCCCCATAGCAGCAGCAGAGGATGTGTGCAGCAGGAACACAAGCTTTCTAGTAGTCCAAAACTGCCAGCACCCGGAGCCCTTCATTCCAGAATTGGTTCGGGGGAAGCTGATCATTTGCACATACATAACTGAATTCATTTATGCACCCACAAGCATGGAAGCCATTGTTGGCACCATCCAGAAGATAGGGGCCGCTGGATTCATAATCACGATGGACCGCAGCTATGATTCCGAGCCTCCAGTGGATAGCACACTGACCCTGTCAATCCCTGGCATTGTGCTTACCAGCAGACGGGCATCGCAG GCTCTTTGGGAATACTATGACTCCAACACGGTTCGAGGAACCAATGGAGGTGTGGTTAATTTTGGAGCAACAGGCAGGATTTTAGACGGGCGGCGTGCCATCTACACCGGCCAGGGGCCGGCCGTTGCATCCTACTCATCCAGAGGACCTGATGTAAACAATGCTCTCATGGAAACAGCCGACGTCCTAAAACCCAACATCATGGCCCCAGGCTCTGCCATTTGGGCTGCCTGGAGCCCCAAGAGCCATGACGATCAAAATGTCAAAG GCCAAGAATTTGCACTCCTATCGGGTACAAGCATGGCTACTCCACATGTGGCCGGAGTCGCCGCCTTGATCAAGCAGAGTCACCCCAACTGGAGCCCTGCCGCCATCACATCGGCCATGATGACGACCGCCGACGTGACCGAGCGCTCCGGCGGCCCCATGCGATCCCAAGGGAACGAGGCGGCCGCTGCAACTCCATTTGATTATGGAGCTGGGGCCATCAACGCAGCTCGAGCCGTCGACCCAGGCCTGATCTTAGACACTGGCTTCAAGCACTACATCCAGTTCCTTTGTGCAGTTCCTGGGGTTGACGATGAGTCCGTGAGGCGAGCGGTGGGCCTCGGATGCCCCGCAGATAGAAGCGACTGGTGCTCCGACCTGAACACCCCAAGTGTGGCCGTGGCCAACTTGGTTGGATCGAGGACGGTGGTCCGCAGGGTGACGAGCGTGGCCGGTGCTGCGGAGACGTATCGGGTGGCTGTGAAGGAACCGGCCGGGGTGGCAGTGGCTGTAAGACCTCAGGAGTTCACCATCGGCCCGAACGAGTCCAGGACTATAAAGATCATGCTGAAGGCTGGGGAGGCGACGAATGCTTACACTTTTGGGGAATTGGTCTTGACTGGGGATAGGAAGCATGTTGTTAGAATTCCCCTGGCCATCTTTGTGAGCAGTACTTTGAGATCATGA